In the Ruania zhangjianzhongii genome, TACTCCAGAGTTGACATCACCGAACCAGCGAACGCCGACCAGTTGGAGTACATCACCGAGGAGCTGGGGTACGCCCAGGCACCGGTCGTGGTGATCAACGCTCGCCAGCACTGGTCCGGTTTCCGCCCAGATCAGATCAAGCGCAGTGCACAGTGGGTGCGAACCAACACAGCCACCACCGGCGGCCCCGACCTCGACGGTCGCCAGCAGTGCCGCGCGATGGATCAACGGTTGCGTGAGAGCCACCCTTCTGATGCGGACGGGCTTCCCTCGCCCGCAGACGTGGCCGGTCAAGGGTTGTACGTCTGAGGAGATGGGGAGAGGTCGATGTATGACACGGAACTGACGGTGGCGGGCAACCTGACCGCCGATCCTGATCTGCGATTCGCGCCAAGCGGCGCCGCGTCCGCCCGCTTCACCCTCGCCTCGACGCCGCGCGTGTTCGACTCCCGCACCGGGCGATGGGCAGATGGTGAGACTCTGTTCATTCGCTGCGTGGCGTGGCGTGATCTGGCAGAGAATGCTGGAGAGTCGCTGTCCAAGGGAGTGCGGGTCTTGGCCCGTGGTCGCCTGCGTCAGCGCGAGTACGAGACATCGGCGGGGGAGCGTCGGCAGGTCGTGGAGCTGGAAGTCGATGAGTGTGGACCGTCGCTACGGTTTGCCACGACCTCGGTGAGCCGGTCCCGGCGGAATCCTTCCACCTTGAGTTCGGAATGGAGTTCTAACGGTGACCAGTGATCCGCGTCCCCCGCTCTTTGGCGGCGCTGAGCGGGTGCAGTCCTTCCAGGAGGCCGCGCCAGCCCCACCGCTTTCGCCCTTCCCCGGGGCTGTACCCCAGCCGCCCGACGAATCTGAGGCGGTGCCCTCAGACTGGCAGCCTGACCCCGTTAACGTGCCACCGCAGTCGATGCGACCTGCTCCACACCAGGAGGCGGTCAGCGGCGGCGAGGCTCCTGCGACTCGCCGGGCGCGCCGTGCGGCCGAGCTGATGGAGCCCGACCCTGCAGCATCGCAGCTCCCGTTGACGGGGTGGCGGCGGGCGGTGCGGACGATGACCTTCGGCTTGGCCTCACCTTCGCCCGATCCACGGGTGGTGGAGTGGCATGCTGACCGGGCGGCCGTCAACGCCAACTTTCCGCGGCTGCTGACGGCCATGGTGGCGAACCCCAAGGGTGGTCGGGGCAAGACCCCGCTATCGCTGCTTCTGGCTGCCGCATTCGGGGAGCTGCGTGGCGGGGGAGTGTGCGCCTGGGACAACAACGAGACTCTGGGCACGATGGGAATCCGCACGGAGGTTGGGCCGTACCGGACGACGGTTGTGGACCTGGTGGATGACCTGGACAGGTTCGAGCACGTACGTGCTCGACGTGGCGATCTCGGCCAATACACCCACCATCAGGCCGCCGGCCATTTCGATGCGCTGATCTCAGATGAAGACCCGACTCGGATGGCGATGGTTGACCGGGAGCAGTTCGAGCGCATTCACGAGCTGCTCGGCCGGTTCTACAACATCATCATGATCGACACCGGCAACAACCCGAAGGCGGCGAACTTCGTGGCCGCCCTGGCGGCCTCGGACGTGTTGGTGATCCCGATCCAGTGGACTCGTGACTCAGTCGTGACCGCCGGGCGACTGGTGGACCAGCTGCGCGAAGCCGGCCGGGAGGACTTGGTGGCCTCGGCCGTGACCGTGGTCTCGGACAAGGGCCAGTCCTTGAAAGCATCCCCGGAACAGGTGGCCTCGTGGCGGGAATGGTTCACCGACACCACCGGCAGCATCATCAACGTGCCCTTCGACCCGCACATCGCTGAGGACGGTGTGCTGCGCTGGGATGCGCTGCAGGAAGGCACCCAGAGAGCCCTCGTGCGGGTCGCGGCCGCGATCTCGCACGCGTTCAGTCACCGCGTTTCACAGACAGGAGTACGGCAGTGATCGAGCCGATCATGATGGATATCTTGGCCAGCGGGAATCCCTTCGATGGCGTCTCACCAGACTTCGGACTGTGGGGAGGAGCGTTCACCGAAACGTGGCAGCGCCTGCTCGCCGGGGTGTGGGGTGTCGCCGTAGTCGTGACGGCATTCCTCGCGATCAAAGCAATCGTGTCGATGGCTAACGCCAAGGACGACAACCCGGCCATGTATCAGCAATCGAAGACCTCAGCACTGCGCACGGGTGCCGCCGTGATCGGACTACTGCTCCTTGGAGTCATCTACACGGGCATCTTCGTCTTGACGGGGGTGTGATGAGCTCGTCGACGCCATTCCCGAAGCGACCCAAGTGGCCGCTGGTGACCGCGGGCGTGGTGGTCCTCGTGGTCGCCGCGCTCCTTGGTGGATGGTGGCTCGGCCGCGACCAAGGCGGTGACCCACCCGAGAACACCACCACGCCGCCGAGCCCCACCGACACCACCGCCGCGGACGGGCAGGTCGACGGCTGTCTCGGAGGGCCCGACCGGACCCCTGAGATGGTGCTCGCCGCCCAAGAGCAAGCCGACGTCGCCTCGGACGAGGAGGGCGTTGCATTCGCCGCCTCACTCATGCGGTGGTTTTGGCAGGAGCCCTGGGCCGAACCTACGGATGCTCAGCGCACCGCGATCGTGGCCGAGCACGCGGATTCCAGCATCCCGGAACTGTTTGAGTCCGCTGCCGACTCGGTAGACGCAGACACCTCGAGGTGGGTCTCCACCAGCGGCGCCCTCTGGTACGTCGAGTCGTCTACGGCGGACGAATTGGTTGTGAGTCTAGCGCTGCTGCCGGTGATCGACGGGGAGTTAGCGACAGACTCCCGCATCCAAGCGACCCTGACGTTGACGCGCTCTGAC is a window encoding:
- a CDS encoding glutaredoxin domain-containing protein — encoded protein: MAANDSRAVRPPMTVYSKPSGCIQCDMTYKVLAREGLVEGVHYSRVDITEPANADQLEYITEELGYAQAPVVVINARQHWSGFRPDQIKRSAQWVRTNTATTGGPDLDGRQQCRAMDQRLRESHPSDADGLPSPADVAGQGLYV
- a CDS encoding MinD/ParA family ATP-binding protein, whose protein sequence is MTFGLASPSPDPRVVEWHADRAAVNANFPRLLTAMVANPKGGRGKTPLSLLLAAAFGELRGGGVCAWDNNETLGTMGIRTEVGPYRTTVVDLVDDLDRFEHVRARRGDLGQYTHHQAAGHFDALISDEDPTRMAMVDREQFERIHELLGRFYNIIMIDTGNNPKAANFVAALAASDVLVIPIQWTRDSVVTAGRLVDQLREAGREDLVASAVTVVSDKGQSLKASPEQVASWREWFTDTTGSIINVPFDPHIAEDGVLRWDALQEGTQRALVRVAAAISHAFSHRVSQTGVRQ
- the ssb gene encoding single-stranded DNA-binding protein; the protein is MYDTELTVAGNLTADPDLRFAPSGAASARFTLASTPRVFDSRTGRWADGETLFIRCVAWRDLAENAGESLSKGVRVLARGRLRQREYETSAGERRQVVELEVDECGPSLRFATTSVSRSRRNPSTLSSEWSSNGDQ